Genomic segment of Methanobacterium spitsbergense:
CACCCCTTCTTCCTGCACGGGCCATTAAACTTACTATGAGGGGAGGTTCACCATTATTTTTTTTCTCAACAATAACCGGTTCAAAACTGTTTAAAAAATCAGGATTTTCCCTAATATAACTCTTGAGTTCAAATCGTTGTTTAAGGATAAAATTTGGAAGCTCATGTTTCATAAGATCTGTTTTAAGTACCAGATCGGTTTCTCCAATTTTTATTCGTTCCCTAGTTATTCTGTTAACTATCATTGAACTTAATCTGTTTAATACTACATAAAATATTTAGATGATCAATAAGAGAACTAGTGTTGATGAACATGACAGATAGTAATAGAAGAGATTCACATCCCGTAGAAAGGGTTTTATTTGAAACCAAACCCAGATTCATTGCAAATATGAAATCTGCAATATTTAAATTTATCATTGTATTGGTGTTGTTGTATTTTTTTACTACAATAATACAGTATGCTGCCCTTGTTCAAGGTCGTGTTGGAAATCTTGTAAACATACCATTTGTAGAAGGAACCACTTCCATTCTAATTATCATCATTTTATTGATGATACTATGGATACTGTGGAATATTCTGTATTGGAGATCAAAAATTTATACAATCACCAGTAAGAGAGTAATGATAAAAACAGGCATCATTAGGAAAAAAAGTGTTTACATGCATTATGATAAAATTCAAGATATAATTGTATCCCAAAGCCTTATAGAAAGGATTTCTTATTCTGGTGATATTGAAGTATTTGGTGGTCACGATAGAACCA
This window contains:
- a CDS encoding PH domain-containing protein; protein product: MTDSNRRDSHPVERVLFETKPRFIANMKSAIFKFIIVLVLLYFFTTIIQYAALVQGRVGNLVNIPFVEGTTSILIIIILLMILWILWNILYWRSKIYTITSKRVMIKTGIIRKKSVYMHYDKIQDIIVSQSLIERISYSGDIEVFGGHDRTSLILVDIPNPGEIENMINRMIDGDDLEFETYKPKKPEQKSKKRESVMEEYDKKFKL